A genome region from Streptomyces sp. NBC_01296 includes the following:
- a CDS encoding bifunctional metallophosphatase/5'-nucleotidase: MSATPQRHRRTRRLTFAAIAVTAGAGAMVAAALPAGAASGGGAGKSRTVDVQMLSFNDFHGTLEPPQGSSGTVIERQADGTTKAIPAGGVEYLATGLREARKGHEYSVTAAAGDMIGGSPMLSGLFHDEPTVEALNKLKLDVSSVGNHEFDEGKTELRRMAYGGCHPVEGCFEFGKEFTGAEYKYLAANVTDEKTKRPLLNPTFIWQKGDVKIGFIGVTLEGTPDVVTADGVKGLKFGDEVETINKYAAELNKQGVKSIVALIHEGGLPANGAYNYDCDSPGAGAGISGAIVDIAKNVDPKVDALVTGHTHQAYACNIPDPAGNPRMVTSAASYGRLFTDTTLTYDRQTKDIVRTAALAPKPVNKVVSRDQPKAPDMTELITRWNALAAPVASRPMGYISADIAGRGSEAPEKPLGDLIADAQLEATAPAAKGGAQLAIMNPGGIRADLAYKAAGAEGDGVVTYGESYTVQPFNNLMNIVDLTGAQLITALQQQVSGTVNGPNPKILQVSKGFTYTLDMTKTGADRIVVDSVKLNGAAIDPAKTYRVAMNEFLAGGGDGFTVLKEHKNKLVGVPDLEAFNAYLGKSTAAAPIAPPAADRITVVK; encoded by the coding sequence ATGTCAGCGACGCCACAACGGCACCGCCGAACCCGCCGGTTGACCTTCGCCGCCATCGCCGTCACGGCCGGTGCCGGGGCGATGGTCGCGGCCGCACTGCCGGCCGGTGCCGCGAGTGGTGGCGGTGCCGGCAAGAGCCGCACCGTCGATGTGCAGATGCTGTCGTTCAACGACTTCCACGGCACGCTGGAGCCCCCGCAGGGCTCCTCCGGCACCGTGATCGAGCGTCAGGCCGACGGCACCACCAAGGCGATACCCGCCGGTGGTGTCGAGTACCTGGCGACCGGCCTGCGCGAGGCCCGCAAGGGCCACGAGTACTCCGTCACGGCCGCGGCCGGCGACATGATCGGCGGCAGCCCGATGCTGTCCGGTCTCTTCCACGACGAGCCCACCGTCGAGGCGCTGAACAAGCTGAAGCTGGACGTCAGCAGTGTCGGCAACCACGAGTTCGACGAGGGCAAGACCGAGCTGCGCCGCATGGCGTACGGCGGCTGCCACCCGGTCGAGGGCTGCTTCGAGTTCGGCAAGGAGTTCACGGGCGCCGAGTACAAGTACCTCGCGGCGAACGTCACGGACGAGAAGACCAAGCGTCCGCTGCTGAACCCCACCTTCATCTGGCAGAAGGGGGACGTGAAGATCGGCTTCATCGGCGTCACCCTGGAGGGCACGCCGGACGTCGTGACCGCCGACGGGGTCAAGGGCCTCAAGTTCGGCGACGAGGTCGAGACGATCAACAAGTACGCCGCCGAGCTGAACAAGCAGGGCGTCAAGTCGATCGTCGCGCTCATCCACGAGGGCGGCCTGCCCGCGAACGGCGCCTACAACTACGACTGCGACTCCCCGGGCGCCGGCGCCGGCATCTCGGGCGCGATCGTGGACATCGCCAAGAACGTGGACCCGAAGGTCGACGCGCTGGTGACGGGCCACACGCACCAGGCGTACGCCTGCAACATCCCGGACCCGGCGGGCAACCCGCGCATGGTGACCTCGGCCGCCTCCTACGGCCGCCTGTTCACGGACACCACGCTGACGTACGACCGCCAGACCAAGGACATCGTCCGCACGGCGGCGCTCGCGCCGAAGCCGGTCAACAAGGTCGTCAGCCGGGACCAGCCCAAGGCCCCGGACATGACCGAGCTGATCACCCGCTGGAACGCGCTGGCCGCCCCGGTCGCCAGCCGTCCGATGGGCTACATCTCGGCGGACATCGCGGGCCGCGGCTCCGAGGCGCCCGAGAAGCCGCTCGGCGACCTGATCGCCGACGCGCAGCTGGAGGCCACGGCCCCGGCGGCCAAGGGCGGTGCGCAGCTGGCCATCATGAACCCGGGCGGCATCCGTGCCGACCTGGCCTACAAGGCCGCGGGCGCCGAGGGCGACGGCGTCGTGACGTACGGCGAGTCCTACACGGTCCAGCCGTTCAACAACCTGATGAACATCGTCGACCTGACGGGCGCGCAGCTGATCACCGCGCTCCAGCAGCAGGTCAGCGGTACGGTCAACGGCCCGAACCCGAAGATCCTCCAGGTCTCGAAGGGCTTCACCTACACCCTGGACATGACGAAGACGGGCGCGGACCGCATCGTCGTGGACTCGGTGAAGCTGAACGGCGCGGCGATCGACCCCGCCAAGACCTACCGGGTCGCGATGAACGAGTTCCTCGCGGGCGGCGGTGACGGCTTCACCGTCCTGAAGGAGCACAAGAACAAGCTGGTCGGCGTGCCTGACCTGGAGGCGTTCAACGCCTACCTGGGGAAGTCGACCGCGGCCGCTCCGATCGCCCCGCCGGCGGCGGACCGCATCACGGTCGTCAAGTAA
- a CDS encoding alpha/beta fold hydrolase yields the protein MRHTLTIDGRTLSYRDFGGPGRPLLALHGGLSEGLAFAGLADTLDDAWRVIAPDQRGHGDSDRACDYGRAGYVSDAVALLDHLGLDAPVALLGYSLGGLNAVHLAAAHPHRISALVAVDTTVEVHPVPEGAVFDFLRDMRYTAATREELLAAAGPVGSRFVDRVLRPLPAGAGWRLPFHPQDMLDSIEGCRGDHWDAWLASTCPAVLIHGTGSQSLRQDTADAMVARRPGTSYAPLEGDHFVPFTDPAGFHGAVAKFLATL from the coding sequence ATGCGCCACACGCTGACGATCGACGGCCGCACGTTGTCGTACCGGGACTTCGGCGGCCCGGGCCGCCCGCTGCTCGCCCTGCACGGAGGCCTGTCCGAAGGCCTCGCCTTCGCCGGCCTCGCCGACACCCTGGACGACGCGTGGCGGGTCATCGCCCCCGACCAGCGCGGCCACGGCGACTCCGACCGGGCCTGCGACTACGGCCGCGCCGGATACGTCTCCGACGCCGTCGCGCTCCTCGACCACCTCGGCCTCGACGCCCCCGTCGCCCTGCTCGGCTACTCCCTCGGCGGGCTCAACGCCGTCCACCTGGCCGCCGCCCACCCCCACCGGATCTCGGCGCTCGTCGCCGTGGACACCACCGTCGAGGTCCACCCCGTCCCGGAAGGGGCGGTCTTCGACTTCCTCCGGGACATGCGGTACACCGCTGCCACCCGCGAGGAGCTCCTCGCCGCGGCCGGGCCGGTGGGCTCCCGGTTCGTCGATCGGGTGCTGCGCCCGCTCCCCGCCGGCGCGGGCTGGCGGCTGCCGTTCCACCCGCAGGACATGCTCGACTCCATCGAAGGCTGCCGCGGCGACCACTGGGACGCCTGGCTCGCGAGCACCTGCCCGGCCGTGCTGATCCACGGCACCGGCAGCCAGTCGCTCCGCCAGGACACCGCCGACGCGATGGTCGCCCGGCGGCCCGGGACCTCGTACGCGCCCCTGGAGGGGGACCACTTCGTGCCGTTCACGGACCCCGCGGGCTTCCACGGGGCCGTGGCGAAGTTCCTCGCGACGCTCTGA
- a CDS encoding TetR/AcrR family transcriptional regulator — protein MGNREDLLAGARRCLEEKGYLRTTVRDIASASKVSMAAIGYHFGSREALLNLALFAAMDEWAAGSGRLAGQGDTTEERYADTWDRKIQDFGDMRWLWIANVEAFVHAQSSPELLAALAEGQRRSRRMVAAQLRGVPEDAVAEEDVRALGSVHIALLTGVMVQTLTDPEQAPSGRELAQGLRAMAELLER, from the coding sequence ATGGGAAATCGCGAGGACCTGCTGGCCGGAGCGCGCCGCTGCCTGGAGGAGAAGGGGTACCTGCGCACGACCGTGCGCGACATCGCCTCGGCGTCGAAGGTGAGCATGGCCGCGATCGGCTACCACTTCGGCTCGCGCGAGGCCCTGCTCAACCTCGCCCTGTTCGCCGCCATGGACGAATGGGCCGCCGGGTCCGGCCGGCTCGCCGGCCAGGGCGACACCACCGAGGAGCGGTACGCCGACACCTGGGACCGCAAGATCCAGGACTTCGGCGACATGCGCTGGCTGTGGATCGCCAACGTCGAGGCCTTCGTCCACGCGCAGTCCTCGCCCGAGCTGCTCGCGGCCCTCGCCGAGGGGCAGCGCCGCTCCCGCCGCATGGTGGCCGCGCAGCTGCGCGGGGTCCCCGAGGACGCGGTCGCCGAGGAGGACGTACGGGCCCTCGGGTCGGTGCACATCGCGCTGCTGACCGGGGTGATGGTGCAGACCCTGACGGACCCGGAGCAGGCCCCGAGCGGCCGGGAACTCGCCCAAGGCCTGCGCGCCATGGCCGAGTTGCTCGAAAGGTGA
- a CDS encoding phosphatidylinositol-specific phospholipase C, with protein MALDRRAFLVGAMAAGAGAAVGLGAAAPASARTLAARGALGTQDWMAGLGDATALQRMTIPGTHDSGATKGGLYVACQNTSIAQQLDSGIRFLDVRCRVTGGSFAIHHAAFFQDLMFGDVLVACANFLAAHPSETVLMRLKQEYSEDSDATFRAVFDDYLDHRGWRPLFRIADTLPALGQARGKVVLLADNGGLPGLRYGDGNVFDIQDDWNAEPFAKRGKIENQFRRAVQQPGKLFVNYTSTSAYMPPRWNSDRLNPQVHSFVDGGELAGRTGLGIVPMDFPNTRSGLVASLIRHN; from the coding sequence ATGGCACTGGATCGTCGGGCATTTCTGGTCGGGGCGATGGCGGCGGGCGCGGGCGCGGCCGTGGGCCTCGGAGCGGCGGCCCCGGCCTCCGCACGCACGCTCGCTGCGCGCGGCGCCCTCGGTACGCAGGACTGGATGGCCGGGCTCGGGGACGCGACCGCGCTGCAGCGCATGACCATCCCCGGCACGCACGACTCGGGCGCCACCAAGGGCGGGCTCTACGTCGCCTGCCAGAACACCTCGATCGCCCAGCAACTCGACTCCGGGATCCGCTTCCTCGACGTCCGCTGCCGCGTCACGGGCGGCTCGTTCGCCATCCACCACGCGGCCTTCTTCCAGGACCTGATGTTCGGGGACGTCCTCGTCGCCTGCGCGAACTTCCTCGCCGCGCACCCCTCCGAGACCGTGCTGATGCGGCTCAAGCAGGAGTACTCCGAGGACAGCGACGCCACCTTCCGCGCCGTCTTCGACGACTACCTCGACCACCGGGGCTGGCGCCCGCTGTTCCGGATCGCCGACACCCTGCCCGCCCTCGGCCAGGCCAGAGGCAAGGTGGTCCTGCTCGCCGACAACGGCGGCCTGCCCGGCCTGCGCTACGGCGACGGCAACGTCTTCGACATCCAGGACGACTGGAACGCCGAGCCCTTCGCCAAGCGCGGCAAGATCGAGAACCAGTTCCGCCGGGCCGTCCAGCAGCCCGGCAAGCTCTTCGTGAACTACACCAGCACTTCGGCGTACATGCCGCCGCGCTGGAACTCCGACCGGCTGAACCCGCAGGTGCACTCGTTCGTCGACGGCGGGGAGCTGGCCGGCCGGACCGGGCTCGGCATCGTCCCGATGGACTTCCCGAACACCCGCTCCGGCCTGGTCGCCTCCCTGATCCGGCACAACTGA
- a CDS encoding sensor histidine kinase: MSPAARFRALPLRSRIALLVATAVALAVATVSAVSWVMVQAQLGNQLNQSLMSTNPTAQVLERLRQGCPARPPTQAQQDIAEKLNATVQIVTADGSHCWVSGQTDLPVTDTDEQVAAGRKAKALHDATTDKGVGMRVYTFAAQTQPGAPVFAVSVARPLADIDKPLSTLAWVLILVSGIGVAGAGVAGLWVARTGLRPVDELTGAVEHIARTEDLTVRIPDEGDDEIARLSRSFNSMTAALASSQERQAQLIADAGHELRTPLTSLRTNVELLARSEETGRAIPPEDRKELLASVKAQMTELAALIGDLQELSRPDAAPPARLEVVALQEIVQSALSRARLRGPELDFASDLEPWYVRGEAAALERAVVNVLDNAVKFSPPGGAVEVSLRAGELTVRDHGPGVPAEDLPYVFERFWRSPSARALPGSGLGLSIVARTAQRAGGSAELRAPSDGGPGTEALLRIPGAPTPPPADRPDPAA, encoded by the coding sequence ATGAGCCCGGCGGCCAGATTCCGCGCGCTCCCGCTGCGCTCCCGCATCGCCCTGCTGGTGGCCACGGCCGTGGCCCTGGCCGTGGCCACCGTGTCCGCGGTGTCGTGGGTGATGGTGCAGGCCCAGCTGGGCAACCAGCTGAACCAGTCGCTGATGTCCACCAACCCGACCGCGCAGGTGCTGGAACGGCTGCGCCAGGGCTGTCCGGCCCGCCCGCCGACGCAGGCCCAGCAGGACATCGCCGAGAAGCTGAACGCCACGGTCCAGATCGTCACCGCGGACGGCAGTCACTGCTGGGTGAGCGGGCAGACCGACCTGCCGGTGACCGATACGGACGAGCAGGTCGCGGCGGGCCGCAAGGCCAAGGCGCTGCACGACGCGACGACCGACAAAGGCGTCGGGATGCGCGTCTACACCTTCGCGGCGCAGACCCAGCCCGGCGCCCCGGTCTTCGCGGTCTCGGTGGCCCGGCCGCTGGCCGACATCGACAAACCGCTGTCCACGCTGGCCTGGGTGCTGATCCTGGTCTCCGGGATCGGGGTGGCCGGCGCGGGCGTCGCCGGCCTGTGGGTGGCCCGTACGGGGCTGCGGCCGGTCGACGAGCTGACGGGCGCCGTCGAGCACATCGCCCGGACCGAGGACCTGACCGTACGGATCCCCGACGAGGGCGACGACGAGATCGCCCGCCTGTCGCGGTCCTTCAACTCCATGACGGCGGCCCTCGCCTCCTCCCAGGAGCGGCAGGCCCAGCTGATCGCGGACGCCGGCCACGAGCTGCGCACGCCGCTGACCTCGCTGCGGACCAACGTCGAGCTGCTGGCGCGCAGCGAGGAGACCGGCCGCGCCATCCCGCCCGAGGACCGCAAGGAGCTGCTGGCCTCGGTCAAGGCGCAGATGACGGAGCTGGCCGCGCTGATCGGGGACCTGCAGGAGCTGTCCCGCCCGGACGCCGCCCCGCCCGCCAGGCTGGAGGTGGTGGCGCTGCAGGAGATCGTGCAGAGCGCGCTGTCCCGGGCCCGGCTGCGCGGCCCGGAGCTGGACTTCGCGTCCGATCTGGAGCCCTGGTACGTGCGGGGCGAGGCGGCGGCGCTGGAGCGGGCGGTGGTCAACGTGCTGGACAACGCGGTGAAGTTCAGCCCGCCGGGCGGGGCGGTGGAGGTCTCGCTGCGGGCGGGCGAGCTGACCGTGCGCGACCACGGTCCCGGTGTCCCGGCCGAGGACCTCCCGTACGTGTTCGAGCGGTTCTGGCGGTCCCCGTCGGCCCGGGCCCTGCCGGGCAGCGGACTCGGGCTGTCGATCGTGGCCCGCACGGCGCAGCGCGCGGGCGGCAGCGCCGAGCTGCGCGCCCCGTCGGACGGCGGCCCGGGCACGGAGGCTCTCCTGCGCATCCCGGGCGCCCCGACCCCGCCGCCAGCCGACCGGCCGGACCCGGCCGCCTAG
- a CDS encoding response regulator transcription factor, with translation MNPAEGDPHRILVVDDEPAVREALRRSLAFEGYAVQTAVDGLDALDKAASYDPGLIVLDIQMPRMDGLTAARRLRASGSTTPILMLTARDTVGDRVTGLDAGADDYLVKPFELDELFARVRALLRRSAYAAPRPGGGEAEETDTLAFGDLRMDLATREVTRSGRQVELTRTEFTLLEMFLAHPRQVLTREQILKTVWGFDFEPSSNSLDVYVMYLRRKTEAGGEPRLVHTVRGVGYVLRAAGAGDSGGPE, from the coding sequence ATGAATCCGGCCGAAGGCGACCCGCACCGCATCCTCGTCGTCGACGACGAGCCCGCCGTGCGGGAGGCGCTGCGCCGCAGCCTCGCCTTCGAGGGGTACGCCGTGCAGACCGCCGTCGACGGGCTCGACGCCCTCGACAAGGCGGCCTCTTACGATCCCGGCCTGATCGTCCTCGACATCCAGATGCCCCGGATGGACGGCCTGACGGCGGCCCGCCGGCTGCGCGCCTCCGGCAGCACCACCCCGATCCTGATGCTCACCGCCCGCGACACCGTCGGCGACCGCGTCACCGGCCTCGACGCGGGCGCCGACGACTACCTCGTCAAGCCCTTCGAGCTCGACGAGCTCTTCGCCCGCGTCCGCGCCCTGCTGCGCCGCAGCGCGTACGCCGCCCCGCGGCCCGGCGGCGGCGAAGCCGAGGAGACGGACACCCTGGCCTTCGGCGACCTGCGCATGGACCTCGCCACCCGCGAGGTCACCCGCTCCGGGCGCCAGGTGGAGCTGACCCGCACCGAGTTCACCCTGCTCGAGATGTTCCTGGCGCACCCGCGCCAGGTGCTGACCCGCGAGCAGATCCTCAAGACCGTCTGGGGCTTCGACTTCGAGCCCAGTTCCAACTCCCTGGACGTGTACGTCATGTACCTGCGCCGCAAGACCGAGGCCGGCGGCGAGCCCCGCCTGGTCCACACCGTGCGCGGGGTGGGCTACGTCCTGCGCGCCGCCGGGGCCGGCGACTCCGGAGGGCCCGAATGA
- a CDS encoding S1C family serine protease, with protein sequence MTESFRRDGEYPQENGPAQSAPLGGAYPPPPAYPPPAAPGWHEAHQPPAAPATTAPPEGPAHAARAKRPVALLVAVALAAAVVGGGTAAAVQQLLDSQARSGGGVTGTNVSQSNSGTVSGVAENVSPSVVRIDTRTGSGQGTGSGIVVTADGEIVTNNHVIDGATEIQVTMSDGKKYPAKTVGTDPDKDLALIKLQGASNLKPAKLGDSDGLKVGDQVVAIGSPDRLTGTVTSGIVSALNREVNVPKSEQQAPQRQRSNGGWPFSYDGQQFNGNTGSNTTSYKAVQTDASLNPGNSGGALVNMNGEIVGMPSAIYSPSSDGSTAGSVGLGFAIPVNTIKADLASLRKGGTGTGNSGSSNNSGSAADGFGTSY encoded by the coding sequence ATGACCGAGAGCTTCCGCCGCGACGGCGAGTACCCGCAGGAGAACGGCCCGGCCCAGAGCGCGCCCCTCGGCGGGGCCTACCCGCCGCCGCCCGCCTACCCGCCCCCGGCGGCGCCCGGCTGGCACGAGGCGCACCAGCCCCCGGCAGCCCCCGCAACCACCGCGCCCCCTGAGGGGCCCGCGCACGCGGCCCGGGCCAAGCGGCCCGTCGCACTGCTCGTCGCCGTGGCGCTGGCCGCCGCCGTCGTCGGGGGTGGCACCGCCGCCGCCGTGCAGCAGCTGCTCGACAGCCAGGCCCGCAGCGGCGGCGGCGTCACCGGCACCAACGTCTCGCAGTCCAACAGCGGGACCGTCTCCGGAGTCGCCGAGAACGTCAGCCCCTCCGTCGTGCGGATCGACACCCGCACCGGCTCCGGCCAGGGCACCGGCTCCGGCATCGTGGTCACCGCAGACGGCGAGATCGTCACCAACAACCACGTGATCGACGGCGCCACCGAGATCCAGGTGACGATGAGCGACGGCAAGAAGTACCCGGCCAAGACCGTCGGCACCGACCCCGACAAGGACCTCGCGCTCATCAAGCTCCAAGGCGCGAGCAACCTCAAGCCGGCCAAGCTCGGGGACTCCGACGGCCTCAAGGTCGGCGACCAGGTCGTCGCCATCGGCTCCCCCGACCGCCTCACCGGCACGGTCACCAGCGGCATCGTCTCGGCCCTGAACCGCGAGGTCAACGTGCCCAAGTCCGAGCAGCAGGCGCCCCAGCGGCAGCGGAGCAACGGCGGCTGGCCGTTCTCGTACGACGGTCAGCAGTTCAACGGGAACACCGGGTCGAACACCACCTCGTACAAGGCCGTCCAGACGGACGCCTCGCTCAACCCCGGCAACTCCGGCGGCGCCCTCGTCAACATGAACGGCGAGATCGTGGGCATGCCCTCCGCGATCTACTCCCCCTCGAGCGACGGCTCCACCGCCGGCAGCGTCGGCCTCGGCTTCGCCATCCCGGTGAACACCATCAAGGCCGACCTGGCCTCCCTGCGCAAGGGCGGTACCGGTACCGGCAACAGCGGCAGCAGCAACAACAGCGGCAGCGCCGCCGACGGCTTCGGGACCTCGTACTAG
- a CDS encoding LacI family DNA-binding transcriptional regulator — protein sequence MAKVTRDDVARLAGTSTAVVSYVINNGPRPVAPATRERVLAAIKELGYRPDRVAQAMASRRTDLIGMIVPDARQPFFAEMAHAVEQAAAERGKMVLVGNSDYRDEREVHYLRAFLGMRVSGLILVSQGMSERAASEIEAWDARVVLLHERPEAIDDVAVVTDDIGGAQLATRHLLEHGHEYVACIGGVENTPSVGDPVADHVEGWRRAMQESGRSTEGRLFEAPYNRYDAYRVALEVLSGPDRPPAIFCATDDQAIGVLRAARELRIDVPGELAVAGFDDVKEAALTDPPLTTIASDRPAMARAAVDLVLDDALRVAGSRRERLKQFPSALVIRRSCGCH from the coding sequence GTGGCCAAGGTGACGCGGGATGACGTTGCACGACTTGCGGGTACGTCTACCGCCGTCGTGAGCTACGTCATCAACAACGGACCCCGGCCGGTCGCCCCGGCCACGCGCGAGCGTGTACTCGCCGCGATCAAGGAGCTGGGCTACCGCCCGGACCGGGTCGCCCAGGCGATGGCGTCACGGCGCACCGACCTCATAGGCATGATCGTCCCGGATGCGCGCCAGCCGTTCTTCGCGGAGATGGCGCACGCGGTCGAGCAGGCCGCCGCCGAGCGCGGAAAGATGGTCCTGGTCGGGAACTCCGACTACCGGGACGAGCGCGAGGTGCACTACCTGCGGGCGTTCCTGGGGATGCGGGTCTCCGGGCTGATCCTGGTCAGCCAGGGCATGAGCGAGCGGGCGGCCTCGGAGATCGAGGCCTGGGACGCGCGTGTGGTGCTGCTGCACGAGCGGCCGGAGGCGATCGACGACGTCGCCGTCGTCACGGACGACATCGGCGGCGCGCAGCTCGCCACCCGGCACCTGCTCGAGCACGGGCACGAGTACGTCGCCTGCATCGGCGGGGTGGAGAACACCCCGTCGGTCGGCGACCCGGTCGCCGACCACGTCGAGGGCTGGCGCCGGGCGATGCAGGAGTCGGGCCGCTCGACGGAAGGCCGCCTCTTCGAGGCCCCCTACAACCGGTACGACGCGTACCGCGTCGCGCTGGAGGTCCTCTCCGGCCCGGACCGGCCGCCGGCCATCTTCTGCGCGACGGACGACCAGGCGATCGGCGTGCTGCGGGCTGCGCGGGAGCTGCGCATCGACGTGCCGGGGGAGCTGGCGGTGGCCGGCTTCGACGACGTCAAGGAGGCGGCCCTGACGGACCCGCCGCTGACGACGATCGCCTCGGACCGCCCGGCGATGGCCCGCGCGGCGGTCGACCTCGTCCTGGACGACGCCCTGCGGGTGGCCGGCTCCCGCCGCGAACGCCTGAAGCAGTTCCCGTCGGCCCTGGTGATCCGCCGCTCCTGCGGCTGCCACTGA
- a CDS encoding response regulator transcription factor, translating into MSSLLLLTNALQPSTEVLPALGLLLHNVRVAPAEGPALVDTPGADVILVDGRRDLPQVRSLCQLLRSTGPGCPLILVVTEGGLAAVTADWGIDDVLLDTAGPAEVEARLRLATGRQQLGSDDSPMEIRNGDLSVDEATYSAKLKGRVLDLTFKEFELLKYLAQHPGRVFTRAQLLQEVWGYDYFGGTRTVDVHVRRLRAKLGPEHESLIGTVRNVGYRFVTPEKVERAAAEAAAKAAAQASAQASAQASAGVPRMEEPPVIVQSAGRPAQR; encoded by the coding sequence ATGAGCTCACTCCTGCTGCTGACCAATGCCCTGCAGCCGTCCACCGAGGTGCTGCCCGCCCTCGGCCTGCTGCTGCACAACGTCCGGGTGGCCCCCGCCGAGGGCCCCGCGCTCGTGGACACCCCCGGCGCGGACGTCATCCTCGTCGACGGCCGCCGCGATCTGCCGCAGGTGCGCTCGCTGTGCCAGCTGCTCCGGTCCACCGGCCCCGGCTGTCCGCTGATCCTCGTCGTCACGGAGGGCGGCCTCGCCGCCGTCACCGCCGACTGGGGCATCGACGACGTCCTCCTCGACACCGCGGGCCCGGCCGAGGTCGAGGCGCGGCTGCGCCTGGCCACCGGCCGCCAGCAGCTGGGCTCCGACGACTCCCCGATGGAGATCCGCAACGGCGACCTGTCGGTCGACGAGGCGACGTACTCGGCGAAGCTGAAGGGGCGGGTCCTCGACCTCACCTTCAAGGAGTTCGAGCTCCTCAAGTACCTCGCGCAGCACCCGGGCCGGGTCTTCACCCGGGCCCAGCTGCTCCAGGAGGTCTGGGGGTACGACTACTTCGGCGGCACCCGGACGGTGGACGTCCACGTACGGCGGCTGCGCGCGAAGCTCGGCCCCGAGCACGAGTCGCTGATCGGTACGGTCCGCAACGTCGGCTACCGCTTCGTCACGCCTGAGAAGGTGGAGCGGGCGGCAGCGGAGGCGGCGGCGAAGGCCGCGGCGCAGGCGTCGGCCCAGGCGTCGGCCCAGGCGTCGGCCGGTGTCCCCCGTATGGAGGAACCTCCTGTGATCGTCCAGTCGGCAGGACGGCCTGCCCAGAGGTAG
- a CDS encoding MoaD/ThiS family protein: protein MATGTIRYWAAAKAAAKTAEEPYSAQTLAEALDAVRERHPGELTRVLQRCSFLVNEEPVGKRPHDAVPLTEGGTVEVLPPFAGG from the coding sequence GTGGCAACCGGAACCATCCGCTACTGGGCGGCGGCCAAGGCCGCGGCCAAGACGGCGGAGGAGCCGTACTCGGCGCAGACACTGGCCGAGGCGCTCGACGCCGTGCGGGAACGCCACCCCGGTGAGCTGACCCGGGTCCTGCAGCGCTGCTCCTTCCTCGTGAACGAAGAGCCCGTGGGCAAGCGCCCGCACGATGCCGTTCCGCTGACCGAGGGGGGCACCGTCGAGGTGCTCCCGCCGTTCGCGGGCGGGTGA
- a CDS encoding LmeA family phospholipid-binding protein, producing MRFLRVVVIIGVVLGALFAGADRWAVNYAENRLAERIQARQGLAGSTEVDIHGFPFLTQALSHDLDRVDVKLKGVEAVSDGRKTRLSQLDATFRSVKLNGDYSGGTAERAEGTALVTYQDLTEASQTGVTVTYGGAPGKVKVTAAVEVLGRKLSPSVVSTVTLVDAPGGGKTVRVRADEVPGEGLPGIEGAVRKKTDFDRRLDGGLPSGLKLTALTSDEAGVHLTLSGSNLVLAGS from the coding sequence GTGCGGTTCCTGCGTGTCGTTGTGATCATCGGAGTGGTGCTGGGCGCCCTTTTCGCGGGCGCCGACCGCTGGGCGGTCAACTATGCCGAGAACCGGCTGGCCGAGCGCATCCAGGCCCGCCAGGGGCTGGCGGGGAGCACGGAGGTGGACATCCACGGGTTCCCGTTCCTGACCCAAGCGCTCAGCCACGACCTCGACCGCGTCGACGTGAAGCTGAAGGGCGTCGAGGCCGTCTCGGACGGCCGCAAGACGCGGCTCTCGCAGCTCGACGCCACGTTCCGCAGCGTGAAGCTGAACGGGGACTACAGCGGGGGCACCGCCGAGCGGGCCGAGGGCACGGCCCTCGTCACGTACCAGGACCTGACCGAGGCCTCGCAGACCGGTGTGACGGTGACCTACGGCGGGGCGCCGGGCAAGGTCAAGGTCACGGCGGCCGTGGAGGTCCTCGGCCGCAAGCTCTCCCCCAGCGTGGTGTCGACGGTCACGCTCGTGGACGCCCCGGGCGGCGGCAAGACGGTCCGGGTCCGGGCCGACGAGGTGCCCGGTGAGGGCCTGCCCGGGATCGAGGGCGCGGTCCGCAAGAAGACCGACTTCGACCGCCGGCTCGACGGCGGACTGCCGTCCGGGCTCAAGCTGACCGCGCTGACCTCGGACGAGGCCGGCGTCCACCTCACGCTGAGCGGCTCGAACCTGGTGCTGGCCGGATCGTGA
- a CDS encoding putative leader peptide, with amino-acid sequence MKHQQADLTKRRAVDLCRVAAMLCRSM; translated from the coding sequence ATGAAGCATCAGCAGGCGGACCTCACGAAGCGACGGGCAGTAGACCTGTGTCGCGTCGCCGCCATGCTCTGTCGATCCATGTGA